A single window of Plutella xylostella chromosome 25, ilPluXylo3.1, whole genome shotgun sequence DNA harbors:
- the LOC105381859 gene encoding post-GPI attachment to proteins factor 6, with product MNIGLFLFVSLFVYNAASDDYDSKVDEEDKARRRILDQLTKTHTVLADGYHLVTRQTATDVYMYRGYRSVGVIFYPIMRDVVDARFTFQAEELHFNSIGSCKAEHVIIKLKHGSYPAVNPDGYAFPKDFIDPAKRDTIYTVEFLSDGQSNIFSVENPKPGNWYAIAYIQWEDPKTESIDQQGLVALCQTILYSDLQVKKQEDVELIDCYSELSLNYNEIGHPSIFKCMSLDIVDPVSLNITVKNDDSTSLQKVAVKIEALSIPTQTNYLVSCAFDPSSEKAQVITFYPHPNSWHYITIETIPENYTKIADCESYRTVGEEEENVYALDDLMRDSKGRFFTFDYGIPTTDLHEATSLVNLTSNAVSSVRFKLNQFLDIGGTLTIEASLLMSLKYYMGYKREKKGNLLAYTDENQFFRVVICMDIGHASLPLPDGQCKYNDVVKPALFILNSTDSDTIYEKTMIPYPESGDWYLSMRIFCDEVVCPCNTSDNGTKYYATEGLVSGGNSSEGTNATRMGETECNATVVLSLSSSSCVSGRCSNHGNCMLNTLGGLVVSFCHCSSGYGGWDCSDDSRMDSQTDMILSVMLLTLSNILFFFSIYVAIIRLYYTEAAMYILTMIFSTFYHACDAPPQIHYCIIKGNLLQYGDFNCGLMCFWLTLLAMSLISDRTRANLQLFGAIFIALLTFWSLHSIFTFFAPVSVGIAVVLLSWFIDYRRTRQFSLPRSYYRRHFPIGLGLVSFGLICYAFLQTEQNYKIVHSGWHMLIALSVGFLLPDVRRGNEGNAFLPNAQNKIALPICIYPFRRGAGSTQ from the exons ATGAACATtggcttatttttatttgtgtcACTATTTGTTTATAACGCCGCGAGCGATGATTACGACAGTAAAGTGGACGAGGAAGATAAGGCGAGGAGGAGGATTCTGGATCAGCTGACGAAAACCCACACAGTGTTAGCTGATGGGTACCACCTGGTGACCAGGCAGACCGCCACTGATGTATATATGTACAGGGGGTATCGCTCTGTCGGTGTTATATTTTACCCAATAATGCGCGATGTTGTCGATGCACGGTTCACATTCCAAGCTGAGGAGCTGCACTTCAATAGTATTG GTTCATGCAAAGCAGAACATGTGATAATCAAGTTGAAGCACGGGTCATATCCCGCTGTAAACCCAGATGGGTATGCATTCCCAAAAGACTTCATAGATCCGGCTAAAAGAGACACCATTTATACAGTTGAATTTCTATCTGACGGCCAGAGCAACATATTTTCTGTGGAAAACCCAAAGCCAGGAAATTGGTATGCAATAGCTTACATCCAGTGGGAGGATCCAAAGACTGAGAGCATTGATCAGCAAG GCCTTGTGGCTTTGTGCCAGACCATACTGTATTCAGACCTACAAGTGAAGAAGCAAGAAGACGTAGAATTAATTGACTGCTACTCCGAGTTATCTCTGAATTACAACGAAATCGGCCATCCGTCCATATTCAAGTGCATGTCCTTAGACATAGTGGATCCTGTTAGCCTAAATATCACCGTCAAAAATGACGACTCGACGTCGCTTCAAAAAGTAGCCGTTAAAATAGAAGCTTTGTCGATCCCCACCCAGACTAACTACCTCGTATCGTGTGCATTTGACCCGTCGTCAGAAAAAGCGCAAGTCATCACATTCTACCCGCATCCAAACTCATGGCACTATATTACCATAGAAACTATACCTGAGAACTACACTAAAATAGCCGATTGTGAGTCGTATAGAACAGTGGGCGAGGAGGAAGAAAATGTTTATGCACTCGATGACCTCATGCGGGACAGTAAAGGCAGGTTCTTTACCTTCGACTATGGGATACCCACTACCGACCTGCACGAAGCCACAAGCCTCGTCAATCTCACCTCAAACGCTGTCTCGAGTGTCCGCTTCAAACTCAACCAGTTCCTCGACATCGGAGGCACTTTGACCATAGAGGCCAGTCTCTTGATGAGCCTGAAGTACTACATGGGATACAAGAGGGAAAAGAAAGGCAATCTTCTAGCGTATACCGATGAGAATCAGTTCTTTCGAGTGGTAATATGTATGGACATAGGCCACGCCAGCCTGCCGCTACCTGACGGCCAGTGCAAATACAATGACGTCGTCAAACCAGCGTTATTCATACTGAACAGTACGGATTCCGACACCATTTATGAAAAGACAATGATACCATATCCAGAGAGCGGCGACTGGTATTTATCTATGAGGATATTCTGCGACGAAGTGGTCTGTCCGTGTAATACCTCTGACAACGGTACTAAGTACTACGCGACGGAGGGTTTAGTCAGCGGTGGGAATAGCAGCGAGGGTACTAATGCGACGCGGATGGGTGAGACAGAGTGCAATGCCACGGTAGTTCTGTCTCTCTCTTCCTCGTCATGTGTGAGCGGGAGGTGCAGTAATCACGGGAACTGTATGCTGAATACTCTTGGCGGGCTGGTGGTGTCTTTCTGCCATTGCTCTTCGGGTTATGGAG gttgggactgctcggaCGATTCACGGATGGACTCTCAAACGGACATGATATTATCAGTTATGCTCCTAACCCTTAGCAACATACTCTTCTTCTTCTCAATCTACGTCGCGATCATTCGCCTTTACTACACGGAAGCGGCCATGTATATTCTAACTATGATCTTTTCTACTTTCTACCACGCGTGCGACGCGCCGCCACAGATACACTACTGCATCATCAAAGGTAACCTCCTCCAATATGGCGACTTTAATTGTGGATTAATGTGCTTCTGGCTAACCCTCCTAGCCATGAGCCTTATCTCGGACAGAACCAGAGCTAATTTGCAACTGTTTGGTGCCATATTCATAGCGCTGTTGACTTTCTGGAGTTTACACTCGATATTTACATTCTTCGCGCCGGTATCGGTCGGTATAGCCGTGGTTTTGTTATCGTGGTTCATTGATTATAGAAGAACTAGGCAGTTTAGCTTACCACGATCGTATTATAGAAGACATTTCCCTATTGGCCTAGGGCTTGTGTCATTTGGTTTGATATGTTACGCGTTTTTGCAAACGGAGCAGAATTATAAGATAGTGCATTCTGGTTGGCACATGCTGATCGCTTTAAGTGTAGGGTTTCTGTTGCCAGATGTAAGGAGAGGGAACGAAGGGAATGCTTTCTTACCGAATGCGCAGAATAAAATAGCTCTTCCTATATGCATTTATCCATTCCGCCGCGGCGCGGGATCGACTCAATAA
- the LOC105381858 gene encoding SAYSvFN domain-containing protein 1 — protein MEAKLKEYRALRRRKELIENTKEKLARTKEKVVTLLTPSFMKNMEKHENDDEVLLIENEQEIHHEIPLVEETQEVASEVSEVESLEEVKQESWKYFITKWSIYFITWLTLFIFFLKLQFGAVFFVLSCLIGIYLNTRTSPRKKGEVSAYSVFNENCVSIDGTLKAEQFEREIRYGPASVR, from the exons ATGGAGGCAAAACTTAAGGAATACCGTGCTTTGCGACGTCGAAAAGAACTTATAGAAAACACAAAGGAGAAACTAGCAAGAACCAAGGAGAAAGTCGTCACCTTACTAACACCAAGCTTTATGAAGAATATGGAGAAACACGAAAACGATGACGAAGTTCTGTTG ATAGAAAATGAGCAAGAAATACATCACGAGATACCTCTTGTAGAAGAAACACAGGAAGTGGCCTCGGAAGTCAGTGAAGTCGAGTCCCTGGAAGAAGTCAAACAGGAATCTTGGAAATATTTCATTACCAAATGGTCCATCTACTTCATCACATGGCTGACACTGTTCATTTTCTTCCTAAAGCTACAGTTTGGTGCTGTATTCTTTGTACTTTCATGCTTAATAGGCATCTACTTGAATACTAGGACAAGTCCTAGGAAAAAGGGGGAAGTCTCAGCATATAGTGTGTTTAATGAGAACTGTGTCAGTATAGATGGGACTCTCAAGGCTGAGCAATTTGAAAGGGAAATTCGTTATGGGCCTGCTAGTGTTAGATAG
- the LOC105395623 gene encoding FERM domain-containing protein 8 isoform X2: MEHQSEMEGYGENANVQNSGNYITIIPVEYSRRRYPMQAEYQYNEYRSREEFYSVQSQKLQAEVSAHLYSVSQRLPHLSYSPLGRRGEWDKHEHKPLQTDSKESNSSDSLEKSVMGSNLSSCSNQTGSSSIAAGSFSTTEPITSGGSTSSAISPPLPGSSGSTASSSTATSNPVTCVYLMSRTAIMVEMSSEENPTSVTASRFLNAVLATEELGLSQPTVRGLAQTVFALWMCSPLLEFQLKPHHCPWRMWANWQKLLARYGHGSESRRAKDQPVLRLQRNVFFPKHLEEEIKDSRIQELLYEEARHNVVTGRYPLEAAQAVMLGGLQARIHLGPYDPHRHTAKFFREQQDKYLPAHARSGRWAQLLPAGRKGSPEAKLLEQAQRPPSAPPRKLRHKYISHCRLLPTYGAAFFQGQIEQPVRSLTSLLTHEDIPVLVAVNANGVYVIDDTESTVLLGLLYEELSWDIGLPSEEPNEDCLPCLFLQFMVVENGLRVSKILQVFSKQAIMIDTLIEYFAGEYRKRLGQDTPSDHANYDYHSDSGSISLPPLSRPDSPQRRLSNKLSRLALATHDGRGNLLGGAGDWNTDLHRPMPSWILPKH; the protein is encoded by the exons ATGGAACACCAATCAGAAATGGAAGGCTACGGTGAAAATGCGAACGTTCAAAACAGTGGAAATTATATCACGATTATTCCGGTAGAATACTCAAGAAGACGTTATCCGATGCAAGCTGAATACCAatacaa CGAATACAGATCACGCGAAGAGTTCTACAGCGTCCAAAGCCAGAAGCTGCAAGCGGAGGTGAGCGCGCACCTGTACTCGGTGTCGCAGCGGCTGCCGCACCTGTCCTACAGCCCGCTCGGCCGCCGCGGCGAGTGGGACAAGCATGAGCACAAGCCGCTGCAGACCGACTCTAAGGAGAGCAACAGCTCGGACTCGCTGGAGAAGAGCGTTATGG GATCCAACTTGAGCAGTTGTTCGAATCAGACAGGCTCCAGCAGCATCGCCGCGGGGTCGTTCAGCACAACGGAACCCATCACTAGTGGGGGGAGCACTTCCAGCGCCATATCACCTCCCTTACCAG GTTCATCAGGCAGCAcggcatcatcatcaacagcaACCTCCAACCCGGTCACATGCGTGTACCTCATGTCTCGCACCGCCATCATGGTGGAAATGAGCTCCGAAGAGAACCCCACGTCAGTCACTGCGTCAAGGTTTCTCAACGCCGTATTGGCGACCGAGGAGTTGGGACTCAGTCAACCTACGGTCAGGGGGCTGGCGCAGACGGTGTTCGCTTTGTGGATGTGCAGTCCTTTGTTGG AGTTCCAGCTGAAGCCGCACCACTGCCCGTGGCGCATGTGGGCCAACTGGCAGAAGCTGCTGGCTCGCTACGGCCACGGCTCCGAGTCGAGACGGGCCAAGGACCAGCCGGTGTTGAGGTTGCAACGGAACGTGTTCTTCCCGAAACATCTTGAGGAGGAGATTAA AGACTCCCGCATCCAAGAGCTGCTATACGAAGAGGCGCGTCACAACGTGGTGACGGGCCGCTACCCTTTGGAGGCGGCGCAGGCCGTGATGCTGGGCGGACTCCAGGCCAGGATACACCTGGGGCCATATGACCCTCATCGACATACGGCTAAGTTCTTCAG AGAGCAGCAAGACAAGTACCTCCCAGCGCACGCGCGCTCCGGGCGATGGGCTCAACTACTACCAGCCGGGCGGAAGGGCTCCCCCGAGGCGAAGCTTCTAGAACAAGCGCAGCGACCTCCGTCAGCGCCTCCCAGGAAGCTGAGACACAAGTACATCTCTCATTGCCGGTTGCTGCCGACTTACGG CGCGGCCTTCTTCCAAGGTCAGATCGAGCAGCCGGTCCGCTCGCTCACCAGCCTGCTGACTCACGAGGACATCCCCGTGCTCGTAGCCGTCAACGCTAACGGCGTCTACGTTATTGACGATACTGAGAGT ACGGTTCTACTAGGGTTGTTGTATGAAGAGCTTTCTTGGGACATTGGACTGCCGTCAGAGGAACCGAACGAGGATTGCCTTCCGTGTCTCTTCCTACAGTTCATGGTGGTTGAAAACGGGCTGAGGGTGTCTAAAATATTACAG gTGTTCTCAAAACAAGCTATCATGATTGACACCCTCATCGAATATTTCGCCGGCGAATATCGTAAACGTCTCGGACAAGATACTCCAAGTGACCACGCTAACTATGACTATCATTCTG ACTCCGGCAGCATATCCCTACCGCCGCTCTCCCGGCCGGACTCACCACAACGTCGTCTATCTAACAAACTGTCGCGCCTCGCGCTCGCCACACACGATGGTCGAGGCAACTTGCTCGGTGGAGCTGGGGATTGGAACACAGACTTGCACAGGCCGATGCCGTCTTGGATATTGCCGAAACATTAG
- the LOC105395623 gene encoding FERM domain-containing protein 8 isoform X1, which yields MEHQSEMEGYGENANVQNSGNYITIIPVEYSRRRYPMQAEYQYNEYRSREEFYSVQSQKLQAEVSAHLYSVSQRLPHLSYSPLGRRGEWDKHEHKPLQTDSKESNSSDSLEKSVMGSNLSSCSNQTGSSSIAAGSFSTTEPITSGGSTSSAISPPLPGKLSSSGSTASSSTATSNPVTCVYLMSRTAIMVEMSSEENPTSVTASRFLNAVLATEELGLSQPTVRGLAQTVFALWMCSPLLEFQLKPHHCPWRMWANWQKLLARYGHGSESRRAKDQPVLRLQRNVFFPKHLEEEIKDSRIQELLYEEARHNVVTGRYPLEAAQAVMLGGLQARIHLGPYDPHRHTAKFFREQQDKYLPAHARSGRWAQLLPAGRKGSPEAKLLEQAQRPPSAPPRKLRHKYISHCRLLPTYGAAFFQGQIEQPVRSLTSLLTHEDIPVLVAVNANGVYVIDDTESTVLLGLLYEELSWDIGLPSEEPNEDCLPCLFLQFMVVENGLRVSKILQVFSKQAIMIDTLIEYFAGEYRKRLGQDTPSDHANYDYHSDSGSISLPPLSRPDSPQRRLSNKLSRLALATHDGRGNLLGGAGDWNTDLHRPMPSWILPKH from the exons ATGGAACACCAATCAGAAATGGAAGGCTACGGTGAAAATGCGAACGTTCAAAACAGTGGAAATTATATCACGATTATTCCGGTAGAATACTCAAGAAGACGTTATCCGATGCAAGCTGAATACCAatacaa CGAATACAGATCACGCGAAGAGTTCTACAGCGTCCAAAGCCAGAAGCTGCAAGCGGAGGTGAGCGCGCACCTGTACTCGGTGTCGCAGCGGCTGCCGCACCTGTCCTACAGCCCGCTCGGCCGCCGCGGCGAGTGGGACAAGCATGAGCACAAGCCGCTGCAGACCGACTCTAAGGAGAGCAACAGCTCGGACTCGCTGGAGAAGAGCGTTATGG GATCCAACTTGAGCAGTTGTTCGAATCAGACAGGCTCCAGCAGCATCGCCGCGGGGTCGTTCAGCACAACGGAACCCATCACTAGTGGGGGGAGCACTTCCAGCGCCATATCACCTCCCTTACCAGgtaaactaa GTTCATCAGGCAGCAcggcatcatcatcaacagcaACCTCCAACCCGGTCACATGCGTGTACCTCATGTCTCGCACCGCCATCATGGTGGAAATGAGCTCCGAAGAGAACCCCACGTCAGTCACTGCGTCAAGGTTTCTCAACGCCGTATTGGCGACCGAGGAGTTGGGACTCAGTCAACCTACGGTCAGGGGGCTGGCGCAGACGGTGTTCGCTTTGTGGATGTGCAGTCCTTTGTTGG AGTTCCAGCTGAAGCCGCACCACTGCCCGTGGCGCATGTGGGCCAACTGGCAGAAGCTGCTGGCTCGCTACGGCCACGGCTCCGAGTCGAGACGGGCCAAGGACCAGCCGGTGTTGAGGTTGCAACGGAACGTGTTCTTCCCGAAACATCTTGAGGAGGAGATTAA AGACTCCCGCATCCAAGAGCTGCTATACGAAGAGGCGCGTCACAACGTGGTGACGGGCCGCTACCCTTTGGAGGCGGCGCAGGCCGTGATGCTGGGCGGACTCCAGGCCAGGATACACCTGGGGCCATATGACCCTCATCGACATACGGCTAAGTTCTTCAG AGAGCAGCAAGACAAGTACCTCCCAGCGCACGCGCGCTCCGGGCGATGGGCTCAACTACTACCAGCCGGGCGGAAGGGCTCCCCCGAGGCGAAGCTTCTAGAACAAGCGCAGCGACCTCCGTCAGCGCCTCCCAGGAAGCTGAGACACAAGTACATCTCTCATTGCCGGTTGCTGCCGACTTACGG CGCGGCCTTCTTCCAAGGTCAGATCGAGCAGCCGGTCCGCTCGCTCACCAGCCTGCTGACTCACGAGGACATCCCCGTGCTCGTAGCCGTCAACGCTAACGGCGTCTACGTTATTGACGATACTGAGAGT ACGGTTCTACTAGGGTTGTTGTATGAAGAGCTTTCTTGGGACATTGGACTGCCGTCAGAGGAACCGAACGAGGATTGCCTTCCGTGTCTCTTCCTACAGTTCATGGTGGTTGAAAACGGGCTGAGGGTGTCTAAAATATTACAG gTGTTCTCAAAACAAGCTATCATGATTGACACCCTCATCGAATATTTCGCCGGCGAATATCGTAAACGTCTCGGACAAGATACTCCAAGTGACCACGCTAACTATGACTATCATTCTG ACTCCGGCAGCATATCCCTACCGCCGCTCTCCCGGCCGGACTCACCACAACGTCGTCTATCTAACAAACTGTCGCGCCTCGCGCTCGCCACACACGATGGTCGAGGCAACTTGCTCGGTGGAGCTGGGGATTGGAACACAGACTTGCACAGGCCGATGCCGTCTTGGATATTGCCGAAACATTAG
- the LOC125490588 gene encoding uncharacterized protein K02A2.6-like: protein MLDAGVIEPVDCSDWATPLVIASKADGGIRICADFKVTLNQVLSVDKYPLPRIDDLLSNLSGSTCYSKLDLSQAYNQIGLDDSKRYTVINTHRGLFMYNRLVYGLSSSPGIFQRIMSNLLREIPNVIVFMDDILLYGKTMDDHLQALHRVLQKLQENGLKIKLSKCTFFAKEVKYLGYVIDKNGIRVDEDKIKPILNMTEPRTVSELRSFLGMVNFYGKFIRNLSTHVAPLNDLLKKNNKWLWGNKEKRAFETVKQMLLSCDVLAHYDSARPLVVTCDASAHGLGAVLTQPDAAGAERPVAYASRALTQPELNYSQIHKEALAIIYAVKKFHQYLFGREFLLRTDHKPLLSIFNPEAAIPSMTTSRMQRWALTLSAYNFKIEYISTDKNIADALSRMIAGYRADRVDDHVDVPEQTYLHFATEALLLDSNVIKQETNRDPLLGRVLSYIKQGWPREVEIRELKPYFNRKSELYIELGCIMWGPRVVIPNTCRERVLKELHDSHMGMVKTKSLARSYVWWPGLDEAIQQTCAACEVCAEVASMPPRHAPRAWPWPDRPWTRLHVDFLGPIAGATYMVLVDSCSKWIEIVRMNGTNASNVINKLREIWARFGIPKQLVSDNGPPFSSIEFESFLRNNGIEHIFSSPYHPSSNGAAESAVKICKQIIKKAIVEKKDINVALCRFLLMYRNTEHSATGESPAQLLLGRSVRTRLDRVLPDRAAAAHARQERQLQARLLPQGARALAQGDPVWYRTYGSAQKWAKGKVIGPLGETDYEVESSDGGRIHRHIDQIRKRLESSSKNCKQNHQCNLENPLVYYPSILTSDDNPIVCSEGASSGSAAEVTADPAELPATPQRGTPPPAAAPAEPPPADPEPGPSTGLRRYPRRDRKPATRYGLEID, encoded by the coding sequence ATGCTGGACGCCGGCGTCATCGAGCCCGTCGACTGCTCCGACTGGGCTACACCACTGGTAATCGCAAGTAAGGCCGATGGAGGTATACGAATATGTGCTGATTTCAAGGTTACATTGAATCAGGTGTTGTCAGTAGACAAATATCCATTGCCTAGGATAGATGATCTACTATCTAACTTAAGTGGTTCTACATGTTATAGCAAGCTAGATTTATCACAGGCCTATAATCAGATTGGGTTAGATGATTCTAAACGATACACAGTAATTAACACACACAGAGGTCTGTTTATGTATAATAGGCTTGTATATGGTCTGTCATCGAGTCCAGGCATATTTCAGAGAATAATGTCAAATTTACTTCGTGAAATACCAAATGTTATCGTTTTTATGGACGAtattttgctgtacggaaaaacAATGGACGACCATTTACAAGCTTTACACAGGGTGCTTCAGAAGCTTCAAGAAAAtgggttaaaaataaaactaagtaaaTGTACCTTCTTTGCTAAAGAAGTGAAATACTTAGGGTATGTAATTGATAAGAATGGAATAAGGGTGGATGAGGATAAAATTAAACCAATACTCAACATGACGGAACCAAGGACAGTATCCGAATTAAGATCTTTTCTTGGAATGGTAAATTTTTACGGGAAGTTTATTAGAAATCTGAGCACTCATGTAGCTCCATTAAATGATCtactaaagaaaaataataagtggTTATGGGGGAATAAGGAGAAGCGAGCATTTGAAACTGTTAAACAGATGTTATTGAGTTGCGATGTACTGGCGCACTACGACAGCGCGCGCCCCCTGGTGGTGACGTGCGACGCGAGCGCGCACGGGCTGGGCGCCGTGCTCACGCAGCCCGACGCGGCCGGCGCCGAGCGCCCCGTGGCCTACGCGTCCCGCGCTCTCACGCAGCCCGAGCTCAACTACTCACAAATACATAAGGAGGCGCTGGCGATTATTTATGCggtgaaaaagtttcaccaGTATCTTTTTGGTCGAGAATTTTTACTGAGGACAGATCATAAACCTCTTTTAAGCATTTTTAACCCGGAGGCGGCTATCCCAAGTATGACGACAAGTCGCATGCAGCGGTGGGCTTTGACTTTGTCagcatataattttaaaattgaatacATTAGTACAGACAAGAACATTGCAGACGCGCTGTCGAGGATGATCGCGGGGTACCGGGCGGACCGAGTGGACGATCACGTCGATGTTCCCGAACAGACATACTTACATTTCGCAACAGAAGCGCTTCTACTAGATAGCAATGTTATAAAACAAGAAACAAACCGTGATCCATTACTCGGTCGAGTTTTAAGTTATATTAAACAGGGATGGCCGAGGGAGGTGGAAATTAGAGAGCTAAAACCATATTTTAACAGGAAAtctgaattatatattgagtTAGGATGTATTATGTGGGGACCAAGAGTCGTAATACCTAATACATGTAGGGAGAGAGTGTTGAAAGAACTTCACGATTCACACATGGGTAtggttaaaacaaaaagtctAGCTCGTAGCTATGTGTGGTGGCCGGGTCTGGATGAGGCTATCCAGCAGACGTGTGCGGCGTGCGAGGTGTGCGCCGAGGTGGCCAGCATGCCGCCGCGCCACGCGCCGCGCGCCTGGCCCTGGCCGGACCGCCCGTGGACGCGCCTGCACGTCGACTTCCTAGGGCCCATAGCGGGAGCTACGTACATGGTGCTTGTTGACTCCTGTTCTAAGTGGATCGAGATAGTGAGGATGAATGGTACTAATGCATCGAATGtcattaataaattaagaGAAATCTGGGCCAGATTTGGAATTCCTAAACAATTGGTAAGTGACAATGGCCCGCCGTTTTCTAGCATTGAATTCGAAtcatttttgagaaataatGGCATTGAGCATATATTTTCATCTCCGTACCATCCATCTTCGAATGGTGCCGCCGAAAGTGCTGTTAAGatttgtaaacaaataataaagaaagCAATAGTAGAAAAGAAAGACATAAATGTGGCTCTGTGTAGGTTTCTTCTCATGTATAGAAATACGGAACATAGTGCGACCGGGGAGAGTCCAGCACAGCTGTTGCTGGGGCGCAGTGTGCGCACGCGACTGGACCGCGTGTTGCCGGACCGGGCGGCCGCGGCCCACGCGCGCCAGGAGCGCCAGCTGCAGGCCCGGCTGCTGCCGCAGGGCGCCCGCGCGCTCGCCCAAGGGGACCCTGTCTGGTATCGTACCTACGGATCTGCACAGAAATGGGCTAAGGGTAAAGTGATAGGTCCGCTAGGGGAGACTGATTACGAAGTTGAATCATCTGACGGTGGTAGGATACATCGGCATATAGACCAGATTAGGAAACGATTAGAAAGTAGTAGTAAAAACTGTAAGCAAAATCACCAATGTAACCTTGAAAATCCGTTAGTATACTATCCATCCATACTTACCAGTGATGATAATCCGATTGTGTGCTCGGAAGGAGCGTCGAGTGGCTCGGCGGCGGAGGTGACTGCGGATCCCGCCGAGCTCCCCGCGACCCCGCAGCGGGGGACACCCCCGCCGGCTGCGGCGCCGGCGGAGCCGCCCCCAGCGGATCCGGAGCCTGGCCCTTCCACGGGGCTGAGACGTTATCCAAGACGTGATCGAAAACCAGCCACCCGTTACGGTTTAGAAAtagattaa